The following are from one region of the Lacinutrix sp. Bg11-31 genome:
- a CDS encoding glucosaminidase domain-containing protein, with the protein MNRIFVILCLLALVSSCGSSKKVTTKKAKNKTHRVVKTKTKKKSKDLIEPEVTIVETSESYATPTDEYIAIYSDIAQDEMRNYGVPASITLAQGILESGSGKGRLSTEANNHFGIKCHKGWTGGKIYHDDDADQECFRKYKNSKYSFRDHSLFLKERKRYAGLFALGKGDYESWAKGLRAAGYATDRKYPQKLISLIERYQLYRFDNDVLGVESSVNDKHTVVSGDTLFGLSRKYNISVPELKALNSLESSDLFVGQVLFIKPIPKD; encoded by the coding sequence ATGAATAGAATATTTGTAATTTTATGCTTACTAGCTTTAGTCTCTAGTTGTGGCTCAAGTAAAAAAGTAACGACCAAAAAGGCTAAAAACAAAACGCATCGTGTTGTTAAAACAAAAACGAAAAAGAAGTCTAAAGATTTAATAGAACCAGAGGTTACTATTGTTGAAACATCAGAGAGTTATGCAACGCCTACAGACGAATATATTGCTATATATAGTGATATAGCTCAAGACGAAATGCGTAATTATGGTGTGCCAGCAAGTATTACTTTAGCTCAAGGTATTTTAGAGTCTGGTTCTGGAAAAGGTCGTTTGTCTACAGAGGCAAATAATCACTTTGGTATTAAATGCCATAAAGGATGGACAGGTGGGAAAATATATCATGATGATGATGCCGATCAAGAATGTTTCAGAAAATATAAAAATTCAAAATACTCATTTAGAGATCATTCGCTATTTTTAAAAGAACGTAAGCGTTATGCAGGATTGTTTGCACTCGGAAAAGGCGATTATGAGTCTTGGGCAAAAGGTTTAAGAGCTGCAGGTTACGCAACAGATAGAAAATATCCTCAAAAATTAATAAGCCTTATAGAGCGTTACCAATTATATCGTTTTGACAACGACGTTTTAGGTGTTGAGTCTAGTGTAAACGACAAACATACTGTTGTTTCGGGAGATACTTTATTTGGTTTATCAAGAAAGTATAATATTTCAGTACCAGAATTAAAAGCATTAAATAGCTTAGAATCTAGCGACTTGTTTGTAGGACAAGTGTTATTTATTAAGCCCATTCCTAAAGATTAA
- the hemL gene encoding glutamate-1-semialdehyde 2,1-aminomutase, whose amino-acid sequence MIYKRSSILFAAAEKVIPGGVNSPVRAFKAVGGTPIFVKEAKGAYLYDEDGNILIDYINSWGPMILGHAFEPVVNAVIEKARKGTSFGMPTEIETEIAELAVSMVPNIDKIRFVNSGTEACMSAVRLARGFTGKDKIIKFAGCYHGHSDSFLIQAGSGAVTFGSPNSPGVTEGTAKDTLLANFNDLANVEALINANKNEIACIIIEPVAGNMGCIPPLDGFLQGLRSLCDANDILLVFDEVMTGFRLAKGGVQELYGVDADIVCFGKVIGGGLPVGAFAARNEIMNHLAPLGPVYQAGTLSGNPLAMAAGLAMLTTLNNDKDVFNRLAEKTEYLHKGLAKVLNNNNVTHTINRVGSMISVHFDETKVIDFKTAAKGNNDMFKIFFHGMLNQGIYIAPSAFETWFITDALTYEDLDKTIEACNTVFK is encoded by the coding sequence ATGATTTATAAACGTAGTAGCATTCTTTTCGCAGCAGCGGAAAAAGTAATTCCTGGAGGAGTAAATTCTCCAGTTCGAGCATTTAAAGCAGTTGGAGGAACACCAATATTTGTTAAAGAAGCAAAAGGAGCTTATTTGTACGATGAAGATGGAAACATCTTAATCGATTACATTAATTCTTGGGGACCAATGATTTTAGGTCATGCTTTCGAGCCTGTTGTTAATGCTGTAATCGAGAAAGCTAGAAAAGGAACGTCTTTTGGGATGCCAACAGAAATTGAAACTGAAATTGCAGAATTAGCAGTGTCAATGGTACCAAATATTGATAAAATTCGTTTTGTAAATTCTGGAACAGAAGCTTGTATGAGTGCTGTAAGATTAGCAAGAGGTTTTACTGGAAAAGATAAAATTATAAAATTTGCAGGTTGTTATCATGGACATAGCGATTCGTTTTTAATACAAGCAGGAAGTGGAGCAGTGACTTTTGGTAGCCCAAATAGTCCTGGAGTTACTGAAGGAACAGCAAAAGATACGTTGCTTGCTAATTTTAACGATTTAGCAAATGTTGAAGCGCTAATTAATGCGAATAAAAATGAAATTGCTTGTATAATTATAGAGCCAGTTGCTGGTAATATGGGTTGTATTCCACCATTAGATGGTTTTCTTCAAGGTTTAAGATCACTTTGTGATGCTAATGATATTTTATTAGTTTTCGATGAGGTTATGACGGGTTTCCGCCTGGCAAAAGGTGGTGTTCAGGAATTATATGGAGTAGATGCAGATATTGTTTGCTTTGGTAAGGTTATAGGTGGTGGTTTGCCAGTTGGTGCCTTTGCCGCTAGAAATGAAATTATGAATCACTTAGCACCTTTAGGTCCTGTGTATCAAGCGGGAACTTTAAGTGGGAATCCACTAGCTATGGCTGCAGGATTAGCTATGCTTACAACGCTAAATAATGATAAAGATGTTTTTAATCGTTTAGCTGAAAAAACCGAATACCTTCATAAAGGTTTAGCAAAAGTTTTAAATAATAACAATGTTACACATACTATTAATAGAGTAGGTTCTATGATTTCGGTTCATTTTGATGAGACTAAAGTTATAGATTTTAAAACTGCTGCAAAAGGTAATAACGACATGTTTAAAATCTTTTTTCACGGCATGCTTAATCAGGGTATTTATATTGCTCCAAGTGCATTTGAAACTTGGTTTATTACAGATGCGCTAACTTATGAAGATTTAGATAAAACAATAGAAGCTTGTAATACTGTTTTTAAGTAG
- the yiaA gene encoding inner membrane protein YiaA, with translation MDYQTTVSLKEAEKKKKNKKEEPFFDQKPTIAFVGASWTALLIGIVAYCVGLWNATMALNEKGYYFTILLFGLFSVISVQKAVRDKMENIQVTEMYYGISWFASIAAIALLVIGLWNADLELSEKGFYGMSFTLSLFAGIAVQKNTRDIAFIDNNETEDI, from the coding sequence ATGGATTATCAAACAACAGTTTCTTTAAAAGAAGCAGAAAAAAAGAAAAAGAATAAAAAAGAAGAACCATTTTTTGACCAAAAACCAACAATAGCTTTTGTTGGAGCATCGTGGACAGCGTTATTAATTGGTATAGTTGCTTATTGTGTAGGTTTATGGAATGCAACTATGGCGTTAAATGAAAAAGGCTATTATTTCACCATTTTGTTATTTGGTTTGTTCTCAGTTATTTCTGTGCAAAAAGCAGTAAGAGATAAAATGGAAAACATTCAAGTTACAGAAATGTATTACGGTATAAGTTGGTTTGCAAGTATTGCAGCAATAGCTTTATTAGTTATTGGCTTGTGGAATGCAGATTTAGAATTAAGTGAAAAAGGATTCTATGGCATGTCTTTTACTTTAAGTTTATTTGCCGGAATTGCTGTGCAAAAAAACACTAGAGATATTGCTTTTATAGATAACAACGAAACAGAAGACATCTAA
- a CDS encoding DUF2157 domain-containing protein: MHSKLIKELPELVENDVISQDVASKIERYYQSKTNETPNRLFTVFGVLGSVLVGLGLILILAHNWDNFSKTIKTLFAFAPLIVGQVLVGFSILKKKSQTWKEASGVFLFFAVGASIAMVSQIYNIPGNFTNYMLVWILLCVPLIYLLKSHALALLHLVYATVYACNYGYANGSKAPWLFLVLLLLLLPYYINLIKSRPKANITSIFNWLLPISLVITLGAFITKFDELIFLSYIILFGLFYNLGKLPVLNNLKLRQNGYLVLGSFGTVVLLLIASFRWVWEDVLRISSFSGKETTLVIVLFVVALGVLIYLFLKKQVDKFNLFHYIFIIMTMLFFVGLKNDVSPTVITNVLLLVLGINAIKIGVDKMHFGVLNYGLIIITALIFCRFFDTNMSFVIRGLLFVIVGIGFFATNYVMLKKQKSKETKILK, from the coding sequence ATGCATTCAAAACTCATAAAAGAATTGCCAGAGTTAGTAGAAAACGATGTAATATCTCAAGATGTTGCTTCGAAAATAGAGCGTTATTACCAATCTAAAACAAACGAAACTCCTAATAGATTATTTACCGTTTTTGGGGTGTTAGGCTCTGTTTTAGTCGGACTTGGTCTTATTTTAATACTAGCACATAATTGGGATAATTTCTCTAAAACAATTAAAACACTCTTTGCTTTTGCACCATTAATAGTTGGACAAGTATTGGTTGGTTTTTCAATTTTAAAGAAAAAAAGCCAAACGTGGAAAGAAGCCTCAGGCGTGTTTTTATTTTTTGCAGTTGGTGCTTCCATAGCAATGGTAAGTCAGATTTACAATATTCCAGGAAATTTCACTAATTATATGTTGGTCTGGATTTTACTTTGCGTACCACTAATCTATCTTTTAAAATCTCATGCACTTGCATTATTACACCTTGTGTACGCAACTGTATATGCTTGCAACTATGGATATGCTAATGGTAGTAAAGCGCCTTGGTTGTTTTTAGTGCTGCTTTTATTACTACTTCCATATTATATAAATCTAATTAAAAGTAGGCCTAAAGCAAATATTACGTCGATTTTTAATTGGTTATTACCAATAAGTCTCGTTATTACTTTGGGTGCGTTTATTACAAAATTTGATGAGCTTATTTTCTTGTCTTATATTATTTTATTCGGTTTGTTTTATAATTTAGGAAAACTCCCAGTATTAAATAATTTAAAATTAAGACAAAACGGTTATTTGGTTTTAGGATCTTTTGGAACTGTTGTTTTATTGCTAATAGCAAGTTTTAGATGGGTTTGGGAAGACGTATTGCGTATTTCTTCTTTCTCAGGAAAAGAAACAACCTTGGTTATCGTATTATTTGTAGTTGCTTTAGGTGTTTTAATTTATTTATTTCTGAAAAAACAAGTTGACAAATTCAACCTATTCCATTACATCTTTATAATAATGACGATGTTGTTTTTTGTTGGTTTAAAAAACGATGTCTCACCAACTGTTATTACCAATGTATTGTTATTAGTTTTAGGAATAAATGCAATAAAAATAGGAGTAGATAAAATGCATTTTGGTGTTTTAAATTACGGGCTAATAATTATTACAGCTTTAATATTTTGTCGTTTTTTCGATACTAACATGAGTTTTGTTATTCGAGGTTTGCTGTTTGTAATTGTAGGGATTGGTTTTTTTGCAACTAATTATGTAATGCTTAAAAAGCAGAAATCTAAAGAAACTAAAATATTAAAATAA
- a CDS encoding GDYXXLXY domain-containing protein, with protein MKLKYIFTLFILVVIAQLFVPMQMIFGQEAVLKNGKAYKFRTQPIDPSDPYRGKYITLRYDINTAISVDSTWERKQDIYVYFEEDSLGFAKLTEISKEPLVNVKDYVKTQVNWYSKYDKKVTFNLPFDRFYMEENKAKPAEDAFRTAQRDTLPNNTYALVYVKDGEAVLKDVLINEISIADYVEEN; from the coding sequence ATGAAATTAAAATACATATTCACGCTATTTATACTTGTTGTAATAGCACAGTTATTTGTTCCAATGCAAATGATTTTTGGACAAGAAGCTGTTTTGAAAAACGGAAAAGCATATAAGTTTAGAACTCAACCTATAGATCCAAGCGATCCATACAGAGGGAAATATATAACTTTGAGATACGATATAAATACGGCTATTTCTGTAGATTCTACTTGGGAAAGAAAACAAGACATTTACGTATATTTTGAAGAAGATAGTTTAGGTTTTGCTAAATTAACAGAGATAAGTAAAGAGCCTTTAGTAAATGTAAAAGATTACGTAAAAACCCAAGTAAATTGGTATAGTAAATACGATAAAAAAGTGACCTTTAACTTACCATTCGATCGTTTTTATATGGAAGAAAACAAAGCTAAACCAGCCGAAGATGCTTTTAGAACAGCTCAACGCGATACCTTACCAAATAATACTTACGCTTTAGTTTATGTAAAAGATGGTGAGGCCGTTTTAAAAGATGTTTTAATAAACGAAATTTCTATTGCAGATTATGTAGAGGAGAATTAA
- a CDS encoding 1-aminocyclopropane-1-carboxylate deaminase/D-cysteine desulfhydrase, with amino-acid sequence MIFKLENSVNLRVDLSSNLNVELFVKREDAIHSIISGNKYRKLKYNIEAARKEGKDTLLTFGGAFSNHIAAVAEVGRIYNFKTIGIIRGEELISKINDNSTLKYAQDCGMQFKFISRTDFRNKEDLNFVERLRNEFGDFYNIPEGGTNTLAVKGCEEILTEADSRFDYICAPVGTGGTLSGLINSSKSNQQVLGFSALKGDFLQEDISKFAKQDNWKLITNYHFGGYAKINNELVTFINEFKALNNIRLDPIYTGKMLFGIKDMISNNYFPKGSKILVIHTGGLQGIAGMNNRLKQKNSPLIQ; translated from the coding sequence ATGATTTTTAAGTTAGAAAATAGTGTTAATCTACGTGTAGATTTATCAAGTAATTTGAATGTAGAGCTTTTTGTAAAACGAGAAGACGCAATACATTCTATTATTTCTGGAAACAAATACAGGAAATTAAAATATAATATAGAAGCAGCTAGAAAAGAAGGCAAGGACACGCTTTTAACTTTTGGAGGTGCGTTTTCTAATCATATAGCAGCAGTTGCAGAAGTTGGTAGAATTTATAATTTTAAAACCATTGGTATTATTAGAGGTGAAGAATTAATATCTAAAATTAATGACAATTCTACACTAAAATATGCTCAAGACTGTGGTATGCAATTTAAGTTTATTAGCAGAACAGATTTTAGAAATAAAGAAGATTTAAACTTTGTTGAGCGTTTAAGAAATGAATTTGGCGATTTTTATAATATTCCAGAAGGTGGTACAAATACTTTAGCAGTAAAAGGTTGTGAGGAAATTTTAACAGAAGCTGATTCTCGTTTTGATTATATTTGTGCACCAGTTGGAACAGGTGGGACATTATCTGGTTTAATAAATAGCTCTAAATCTAATCAACAAGTTTTGGGTTTTTCGGCCTTAAAAGGAGACTTTTTACAAGAAGATATTAGTAAATTTGCAAAACAAGATAATTGGAAATTAATTACCAATTACCATTTTGGAGGTTATGCCAAAATAAATAATGAATTGGTAACGTTTATTAATGAGTTTAAAGCTCTAAATAATATTAGGTTAGATCCAATTTATACAGGAAAGATGTTATTTGGAATTAAGGATATGATTAGTAATAACTATTTTCCTAAAGGCTCAAAAATATTAGTTATTCACACAGGAGGATTACAAGGGATTGCAGGAATGAATAACAGATTAAAACAGAAAAATTCACCATTAATACAATAG
- a CDS encoding DUF5522 domain-containing protein — translation MKKHIPIEEGDYYLTPEGYRCFTEQYHLKRGYCCESGCRHCPYGFDKNTNSIKKKN, via the coding sequence ATGAAAAAACACATTCCAATAGAAGAAGGCGACTATTATTTAACGCCTGAAGGCTACAGATGCTTCACTGAACAATACCACCTAAAACGAGGTTATTGCTGCGAAAGTGGCTGCAGACATTGCCCTTACGGATTCGATAAAAATACTAATTCAATAAAAAAAAAGAATTAA